The following are from one region of the Symmachiella macrocystis genome:
- a CDS encoding FAD-dependent oxidoreductase, producing the protein MRISRGNLWIGLLATLVACAVHQKTIGAPEAKSPETNAAKKYDPIKYDLVIYGATPGGVACAVRAAREGLNVQLVSHTKHVGGMLTNGLSTMDTLYNGERAPIYDELRGRIYAFYREKYGPESLAYQATQPGHPKTRYEAHVVERLISELLAAEPRISLVTGYYPVAAKREASLLRSVTFQQLDGNQEWTVSANVFADCSYEADLAAVAKVPYRVGRESGDEFNERHAGVIYMRRATWPPLNADDEDFVLSRRLNLYRYNEGYEMIEGASTGASHPAVQGYNMRTVITNNPANRVEIKKPQNYDPESYRKFGYGKPQRPGLSMPNQKFGLNEPKLVGEQDPYVEGDWATRLAVIQEHKQATLGLLYFRQHDPAVPASIRKQWQEYGLPRDEFADNGHMPYEIYARETRRIQGRAVFTENDAQLAPKLRRTPVHADSISITEWFLDSHACTPRQVDGSELEGMVMLKNQTFPGQVSYRTILPEGIDNLLVPVCLSSSHVGWGTIRLEPTWMSIGESAGHAVVLAKRQGVHPAQVDDNALVRHLAEQHVMISFFNDVEGHANANWYPAVQYLGAKGYFATYDARPAELLTTTLADAWIERLRHQVQGHKENPTIAAQKVLADKQMPGLPITARDFVERLAKVVADTKLGPNWVLKRLSDLEISPDKSINRGDACRLIFAVEAI; encoded by the coding sequence ATGCGTATTTCGCGAGGCAATCTCTGGATTGGTTTACTGGCAACGCTCGTCGCCTGCGCAGTACATCAAAAAACCATCGGGGCACCGGAGGCGAAATCACCAGAGACAAACGCTGCGAAGAAATATGATCCAATAAAGTACGATCTTGTTATCTACGGAGCCACACCAGGCGGTGTGGCGTGCGCGGTCAGGGCTGCCCGCGAAGGTCTCAATGTCCAATTGGTCAGTCATACGAAACACGTCGGCGGAATGTTAACCAATGGGTTGAGCACGATGGACACGCTGTACAACGGCGAACGCGCACCGATCTATGACGAACTCCGGGGGCGGATTTACGCGTTCTACCGCGAGAAATACGGGCCGGAATCATTGGCATACCAAGCAACACAGCCCGGCCACCCTAAAACACGTTATGAGGCGCATGTCGTAGAGCGATTGATCAGTGAACTTCTTGCGGCGGAGCCGCGAATTTCACTGGTCACGGGATATTATCCGGTGGCTGCAAAGCGTGAGGCATCGCTACTACGGTCCGTCACGTTTCAACAACTCGATGGAAACCAAGAGTGGACGGTTTCTGCCAATGTATTCGCCGATTGCTCGTACGAAGCTGACTTGGCAGCCGTAGCAAAAGTGCCCTATCGAGTAGGTCGCGAGTCTGGGGATGAATTTAACGAGAGGCATGCCGGCGTGATTTACATGCGTCGCGCGACTTGGCCACCGTTGAATGCTGACGATGAAGACTTTGTTTTGAGTCGTCGGCTTAACTTGTACCGCTACAACGAGGGATACGAGATGATCGAAGGCGCGAGTACAGGGGCCTCACATCCGGCAGTGCAAGGGTATAACATGCGCACTGTCATTACCAATAACCCTGCCAACCGTGTCGAAATCAAAAAGCCGCAAAACTACGATCCTGAATCGTATCGCAAGTTCGGCTACGGGAAACCACAACGGCCCGGACTGAGTATGCCGAATCAGAAATTCGGCCTGAATGAACCGAAACTCGTCGGTGAACAAGATCCGTATGTCGAAGGCGACTGGGCGACCCGACTCGCAGTGATCCAGGAACACAAACAGGCGACACTCGGGCTGTTGTATTTTCGTCAGCATGATCCAGCCGTCCCAGCATCGATTCGCAAACAATGGCAAGAGTACGGATTGCCGCGCGATGAATTTGCAGACAACGGACATATGCCCTACGAGATCTACGCGCGCGAGACACGGCGAATTCAGGGACGCGCCGTTTTCACAGAAAACGATGCTCAACTCGCGCCCAAGCTACGTCGAACTCCCGTACATGCGGACAGTATTAGCATTACCGAATGGTTCCTGGATTCACACGCGTGTACCCCGCGGCAAGTCGACGGCAGCGAACTTGAGGGAATGGTCATGCTGAAAAATCAAACGTTCCCTGGCCAAGTTTCGTATCGCACTATCCTGCCGGAGGGAATCGACAACCTGCTTGTCCCGGTCTGCCTTTCATCCTCCCATGTCGGTTGGGGGACGATCCGGCTTGAACCGACCTGGATGAGCATTGGAGAATCCGCTGGTCATGCGGTGGTGCTGGCAAAGCGGCAAGGTGTGCATCCCGCACAGGTTGACGATAACGCCTTGGTCCGCCATTTGGCAGAACAACATGTGATGATTTCGTTTTTCAATGATGTCGAAGGGCATGCGAACGCGAACTGGTATCCCGCGGTGCAATATCTCGGCGCAAAGGGCTATTTTGCGACGTATGACGCCCGGCCTGCTGAATTGTTGACAACCACTCTGGCCGACGCATGGATCGAGCGGCTTCGACACCAAGTTCAAGGGCACAAAGAGAATCCGACGATTGCTGCTCAGAAGGTTTTAGCAGACAAACAAATGCCCGGGCTGCCGATCACCGCACGTGATTTTGTCGAACGGTTGGCGAAAGTCGTTGCCGACACAAAGTTGGGCCCGAATTGGGTGCTGAAACGGTTGTCAGATTTAGAAATCTCTCCGGACAAATCGATCAATCGCGGCGATGCATGTCGTTTGATATTCGCCGTGGAGGCGATTTAG
- a CDS encoding DUF5684 domain-containing protein, protein MNQSHESLVLAQSTSGTGSKSVEIIFIALCIFELIGLALTFSKAGKPWWGAFIPIYNIVLLLRVAQRPLWWIILLMIPLVNVVVFFVVSVDIARAFGKGSGFGWGLACLGFIFYPILGFGQSPFIATADGDTAGGPNRTALFQRMDPITKKHFDQLGVSIVENYQHRAINVGFARGSGISNDDLPALIPLGLSELYLSRTKISDESIAHFQKMPQLRVLDVSHTNLSRQGINQLNHSLPNTNIIG, encoded by the coding sequence ATGAACCAATCCCATGAATCGCTCGTGCTTGCACAGAGCACTAGCGGAACCGGCAGCAAAAGCGTCGAAATCATTTTCATCGCACTTTGTATCTTCGAACTCATTGGCCTGGCGTTGACATTTTCCAAGGCTGGCAAGCCCTGGTGGGGAGCCTTCATTCCGATCTACAACATTGTTCTTCTGCTTCGGGTCGCCCAAAGGCCCCTGTGGTGGATCATATTGTTAATGATCCCGTTGGTGAATGTTGTGGTCTTTTTTGTCGTTTCGGTCGACATTGCTAGAGCCTTTGGCAAAGGGTCAGGATTTGGATGGGGGCTTGCCTGTCTTGGTTTTATCTTCTACCCGATCCTTGGATTCGGCCAATCACCATTCATTGCGACGGCGGATGGTGATACTGCAGGCGGTCCCAACCGTACAGCACTGTTTCAGAGGATGGACCCTATCACCAAAAAACACTTTGATCAGCTAGGCGTTTCTATTGTCGAAAACTACCAACATCGCGCCATCAATGTGGGGTTCGCGCGCGGGAGCGGGATTTCAAATGATGATCTCCCCGCATTGATCCCACTAGGTCTATCCGAACTCTACCTCAGTCGCACAAAAATCAGTGATGAATCGATTGCCCATTTTCAAAAAATGCCTCAGCTCCGAGTTTTGGATGTTTCGCATACAAATCTCAGTCGACAGGGAATCAACCAGCTCAATCATTCGCTACCGAATACAAATATTATTGGATAA
- a CDS encoding DUF692 domain-containing protein, with protein sequence MSRFAEFPNLGVGIGFREPFLSELFLHREDVDFVEIVADHYLDASREKRRELDLLANHFPIIPHTLDLSLGSAEGIDEDYLNKLAELINHLQPPWWSEHIAFTRAGGVPIGHLSPLPTTHESIETLCRNIDHVRSRIDTPLILENITYIVQFPYSEMDEAAFLTEVLERTDCGLLLDVTNLFTNSTNHCFDALAFLDRLPMERIVQLHFAGGHWHDGTLIDSHSQPAPAEVWSLMEQVLERFTVQGVILERDKNLPPFENLIDELKRVRHIGKAQRQWV encoded by the coding sequence ATGTCGCGTTTCGCTGAATTTCCAAACTTAGGCGTCGGGATCGGGTTTCGCGAGCCTTTCCTCAGCGAATTGTTTCTGCATCGCGAGGATGTCGATTTCGTCGAAATCGTCGCAGATCATTATCTCGACGCCTCCCGTGAAAAACGACGTGAACTCGATCTATTGGCCAACCATTTTCCGATCATTCCCCATACACTCGATCTTTCTCTCGGAAGTGCCGAAGGTATTGATGAGGACTATCTCAACAAATTGGCGGAGTTAATCAATCATCTCCAGCCCCCGTGGTGGAGTGAACACATCGCATTCACACGTGCCGGCGGCGTGCCGATTGGGCATCTCTCACCACTCCCAACCACTCATGAATCGATAGAGACACTCTGCCGCAACATCGATCACGTGCGCAGCCGGATCGACACGCCGTTGATCTTGGAAAACATTACTTACATCGTCCAGTTTCCGTACTCCGAAATGGATGAAGCAGCCTTTCTCACTGAAGTCTTAGAGAGGACCGACTGCGGATTGCTACTCGATGTCACAAATCTATTTACCAATTCAACCAATCACTGCTTCGACGCGCTTGCATTTTTAGATCGCCTACCTATGGAGCGGATCGTGCAATTGCACTTCGCGGGAGGGCACTGGCACGACGGTACGTTGATCGACAGCCATTCACAACCGGCGCCTGCGGAAGTCTGGTCACTGATGGAACAGGTGCTGGAACGGTTCACGGTCCAGGGTGTTATTCTTGAGCGAGATAAGAATCTGCCCCCTTTTGAGAATCTGATAGACGAATTGAAAAGGGTGCGGCATATTGGCAAGGCACAACGTCAATGGGTTTAG
- a CDS encoding TIGR04222 domain-containing membrane protein, translated as MPGPQFLVIYGVVVTSTLVGCWWRVHNRDSTRDLPLPKIPENPGPYKAAFLRGGENEVTRLLIFDLIQRGYLVLNEAKKILVFETQPSQIKRAADHPSPRHLSAMRREVFDYFSSPLAAGEIFKSLPNELNSYFEDWQDELEQSQLLTSSSQVKFDVPTFLVGGLIIVGLGGFKLAVALSAGRTNVGFLIAIGAISLLVLAAICQLPRLSQRGKRYLEELQLAFGKLQDRVKASEGINATSEPDPALLLTMGIFGVTILEGTAYSSFHDMFKQAAAGGSGGCGGGCGGGGGGCGGCGD; from the coding sequence ATGCCCGGTCCGCAATTTCTCGTGATCTATGGAGTTGTTGTTACGAGTACGCTTGTGGGTTGTTGGTGGAGGGTTCATAACCGGGATTCAACAAGAGACTTGCCTCTCCCCAAGATTCCCGAAAATCCGGGTCCCTATAAAGCTGCGTTTTTACGGGGAGGTGAAAATGAAGTCACGCGATTATTGATTTTCGACCTGATCCAACGAGGCTACTTGGTTCTGAACGAAGCAAAGAAAATTCTGGTTTTCGAGACCCAACCTTCGCAGATCAAGCGCGCCGCCGACCATCCCTCTCCTCGTCACCTTTCGGCAATGCGGCGAGAAGTATTCGACTACTTCTCCTCTCCACTCGCTGCGGGCGAGATATTCAAATCGTTGCCTAACGAACTGAATTCCTATTTTGAAGACTGGCAGGACGAGCTCGAACAATCCCAACTCCTGACCTCGTCATCACAAGTGAAATTCGATGTCCCCACCTTTCTCGTGGGCGGTCTGATCATTGTGGGGCTAGGCGGATTCAAGCTCGCGGTAGCATTGTCAGCTGGACGAACGAATGTGGGGTTTTTGATTGCAATTGGTGCGATCTCGCTCCTTGTACTTGCCGCAATCTGCCAGCTTCCGCGGCTCTCGCAACGTGGGAAACGGTATCTTGAGGAATTGCAACTTGCTTTTGGTAAGCTGCAGGATCGTGTGAAGGCATCCGAAGGGATCAATGCAACCAGTGAGCCCGATCCCGCGCTTCTGCTGACGATGGGTATCTTTGGCGTCACGATTCTAGAGGGGACAGCATACTCATCCTTTCACGATATGTTCAAACAAGCTGCCGCCGGTGGCAGTGGTGGCTGCGGCGGCGGGTGTGGAGGGGGCGGAGGCGGCTGCGGTGGGTGTGGTGATTAA
- a CDS encoding thiamine pyrophosphate-binding protein gives MKEQLQQYLRGELSRRGFVQSLLVAGFTAVAADQVAASAAAVAEGKTGAGRTVSGSGGKLMVEQMRDAGVRYLFTNPGSFEVGLFDACLGREGLQLIVGLHEGLVIAMADGYHKASGKPGFVNVHTVAGTAQAAGQMYNASRDRSVLIVTAGMIDNETFSDNLLLGARPGFGQKEINRQFTKLSWDSHDAAGLPVMLRRAFKVATTAPQGPVYLAVPNTVLEKPNVTARVYPWEQFILPDEIPPNDKLVKHVAEKLLNARSPLLVVGDEIAKMDAHREALEFAELLDIPVAHPRRCVYHNFPRRHRLYAGEYWVEREKDSARSMFAGHDLVINCGALDVGGRSIPEKSIYDRDATVVCIGLDTSEIGRTQRFDVAMIANPKLALRGLIDELLSSTTQQRRAKTVAKRRPIKPWSTKLQHAPFNMSPMHPDQLGWTLEEMLDKNAIIVSENITGSNQFFSTGCGEDDKLWIGNTSSGLGWGLGAATGAKLGQPDRQVVCNIGDGSLMYSAAGFWTQARYGIPVLTVVCNNRNYQTVRNAYVEYGGQMVKKNQFTGTYLGDPEIDFVKLAQSQGVEGTAVEHPSELKDAIQRGIDATREGAPYILDVNVRCIGVGADSKWHQRYSLADERKQQS, from the coding sequence ATGAAAGAACAGCTTCAGCAGTATCTCCGGGGCGAATTGTCGCGCCGTGGTTTCGTCCAGTCGCTGCTTGTCGCAGGCTTCACAGCGGTTGCAGCGGATCAAGTCGCGGCTTCAGCGGCAGCCGTCGCCGAAGGCAAAACGGGGGCTGGTCGAACGGTATCAGGTTCCGGCGGCAAACTGATGGTCGAGCAAATGAGAGATGCCGGGGTTCGTTATCTCTTCACGAATCCCGGTTCTTTCGAGGTTGGCCTGTTTGATGCCTGCCTCGGTCGAGAGGGCCTACAACTCATTGTCGGACTACACGAAGGACTCGTGATTGCGATGGCCGATGGCTACCACAAGGCCAGCGGCAAGCCCGGCTTCGTCAACGTTCACACCGTAGCTGGCACAGCGCAGGCCGCAGGCCAGATGTATAATGCGAGCCGCGATCGTTCTGTCCTCATTGTCACCGCGGGGATGATCGATAACGAAACGTTCAGCGACAATTTGCTGCTGGGGGCTCGCCCAGGATTCGGTCAGAAAGAAATAAACCGCCAGTTCACTAAGCTTTCCTGGGATTCGCACGATGCGGCCGGTCTTCCCGTGATGCTTCGGCGCGCTTTTAAGGTTGCCACGACAGCTCCCCAAGGACCCGTTTATTTGGCCGTGCCTAATACGGTATTGGAAAAGCCCAACGTCACGGCCCGCGTCTATCCCTGGGAACAGTTCATCCTTCCTGATGAGATCCCACCAAACGACAAACTGGTTAAACATGTGGCAGAAAAGCTGCTGAATGCCCGCTCTCCTCTGTTGGTGGTCGGTGACGAAATTGCCAAAATGGACGCACATCGCGAGGCATTGGAGTTCGCAGAATTGCTCGATATTCCTGTCGCTCACCCCCGCCGATGCGTTTATCACAATTTTCCTCGACGCCATCGACTCTATGCTGGCGAGTATTGGGTCGAACGTGAGAAAGACTCTGCGAGGTCGATGTTCGCGGGACACGACCTGGTGATCAACTGTGGTGCCTTGGACGTAGGAGGGCGAAGCATTCCAGAAAAGTCGATATATGACCGCGATGCCACGGTTGTTTGCATTGGCCTCGATACCTCTGAGATAGGACGCACACAGCGGTTTGATGTCGCAATGATTGCTAACCCGAAGTTAGCACTACGGGGATTGATCGACGAGTTGCTCAGCAGCACAACCCAACAGCGTCGTGCCAAGACTGTTGCCAAACGTCGGCCAATCAAACCGTGGTCCACCAAACTTCAGCACGCTCCCTTCAACATGTCGCCAATGCATCCCGATCAACTCGGTTGGACCCTCGAAGAGATGCTAGACAAAAATGCGATCATCGTGAGTGAGAACATTACCGGATCAAATCAATTTTTCTCCACGGGCTGTGGGGAGGATGACAAGCTTTGGATTGGTAACACTTCATCCGGATTGGGCTGGGGGTTGGGAGCGGCAACGGGTGCGAAACTGGGGCAACCCGATCGGCAAGTGGTGTGCAATATTGGGGACGGGTCGCTTATGTACAGCGCGGCAGGGTTCTGGACTCAGGCACGATATGGCATCCCAGTGTTAACGGTCGTCTGCAACAATCGAAACTACCAGACGGTACGCAATGCTTATGTCGAATACGGCGGCCAGATGGTGAAGAAGAATCAATTCACGGGCACCTATTTGGGCGACCCTGAAATTGATTTTGTTAAGCTTGCCCAGAGCCAGGGAGTTGAAGGGACGGCCGTTGAGCATCCTAGCGAATTAAAAGATGCCATCCAAAGAGGAATCGACGCGACACGCGAAGGGGCGCCGTATATTCTTGACGTCAATGTTCGCTGCATTGGGGTTGGAGCGGACTCGAAGTGGCATCAGAGATACAGCCTCGCGGATGAACGCAAGCAACAGTCCTAG
- a CDS encoding flavin monoamine oxidase family protein: protein MKRRNFLKTVAAGTVSTAVLWEKLAEAAIEKGELLDVIDDGLPKAKKPTSVVVVGAGMAGLVAAYELKKAGHQVTILEANRRVGGRVWTLREPFTHGLYAEGGAMRIPDAHRLTLRYIKQFSLETQPFIMARDNQFLHLNRQRRTWSQFHRDPTAAGLNLKDSERGKTPRDLWNETIEPLRKQFEAGGWQVILQEWGNFTTRQFLEKQGWSQDAITIFGIVENQRARLNNSVTALLWEVLSGSFQNLYEIKGGSDRLPRSFYPDLADDIVFDAKMTEIHQEQDAVTVKYKTSLDKTETLKANHAILAIPFPMLRHVEGLRELSPHKWDAITGLNYDQSGKILLQCRKRFWEEEKIFGGGSQSDLGIRSTWYPQHANGFRGAGERGVLLASYTWARDTRRWSHLSVEDQVQQATEDLERLHPNIKNKNLIEGGTSVMWHEMEHFGGGFALFNPGQEQRYYQEIRRPEGCIHFAGEHTSLDHRWIEGAVESGIRTAKEISEAST, encoded by the coding sequence ATGAAGCGACGTAACTTCCTTAAAACAGTTGCCGCAGGTACCGTTTCCACTGCTGTGCTCTGGGAGAAGCTTGCCGAAGCTGCCATCGAAAAAGGAGAACTGCTGGACGTTATCGATGATGGGTTGCCAAAGGCCAAGAAACCCACGTCTGTGGTCGTAGTTGGCGCCGGCATGGCGGGGCTCGTGGCCGCCTACGAATTAAAAAAGGCGGGGCACCAAGTCACAATCCTTGAGGCAAATCGCCGTGTAGGAGGCAGGGTGTGGACTCTCCGCGAGCCATTCACCCATGGCTTGTACGCCGAGGGTGGGGCAATGAGAATCCCTGATGCACATCGTTTGACATTGCGATATATCAAACAATTTAGTCTTGAAACGCAGCCATTCATTATGGCCCGCGACAACCAATTCTTGCATCTCAATCGTCAACGAAGGACATGGAGCCAGTTTCATCGTGATCCTACCGCAGCAGGGTTGAATCTGAAGGACTCCGAACGTGGCAAGACACCTCGTGATCTTTGGAATGAGACGATCGAACCACTCCGTAAGCAATTTGAAGCTGGTGGCTGGCAGGTCATCTTGCAGGAATGGGGGAACTTCACAACACGTCAGTTTCTTGAGAAACAAGGTTGGTCACAGGATGCGATTACCATATTCGGCATCGTGGAGAATCAACGGGCCAGGCTGAACAATTCAGTGACTGCGCTCCTGTGGGAAGTTCTCTCTGGTTCATTCCAGAACTTGTATGAAATCAAAGGGGGCAGCGATCGGCTTCCGAGGTCTTTCTACCCGGATCTTGCCGACGACATTGTCTTTGATGCGAAAATGACTGAGATCCATCAAGAACAAGATGCCGTTACTGTGAAGTACAAGACGTCTCTCGATAAAACCGAGACGCTAAAGGCCAACCATGCGATCCTCGCGATTCCTTTCCCGATGTTGCGACACGTCGAGGGGCTTCGAGAACTCAGTCCACACAAGTGGGACGCCATCACGGGGCTTAACTACGATCAGTCCGGCAAGATCCTGTTGCAATGCCGAAAACGGTTCTGGGAAGAAGAGAAGATTTTTGGCGGGGGGAGCCAGTCGGACCTAGGCATCCGCTCTACCTGGTATCCCCAGCATGCGAATGGATTTCGAGGTGCCGGAGAGAGAGGCGTATTGTTAGCAAGCTACACCTGGGCCCGGGACACGCGACGCTGGTCTCACTTAAGCGTGGAAGACCAGGTTCAGCAAGCGACCGAAGACCTGGAGCGGCTTCACCCCAACATCAAGAACAAGAATCTGATCGAGGGGGGCACGTCCGTGATGTGGCATGAGATGGAGCACTTCGGCGGGGGATTTGCGCTGTTCAATCCCGGGCAGGAACAGCGTTATTACCAAGAGATAAGACGCCCCGAAGGCTGCATTCATTTCGCGGGAGAACATACCTCTCTCGATCATCGTTGGATTGAAGGCGCGGTGGAGTCGGGGATTCGCACCGCGAAGGAGATCTCAGAAGCCTCAACTTAG
- a CDS encoding serine/threonine protein kinase, with amino-acid sequence MNDQTVDFPANANVESYHDVPDDIAFETVVREIAFHAKGGLGVICSGEDSILNRRVAIKFIRPDRATETASDTFALEAEITGRLDHPGVTPVHGIGETQEGQRFYVMRFLPGESLRDQLSKYHKHVEQDESERAVDFRNMLACYVSVCKTIAYAHSCGILHRDIKPHNIMLGSYGETIVVDWGLSIPIEPSRDLRAEGDGTILPENGGSSEGHPVINGTLAYMAPEQAAGEQQLTPAADIYALGATLYQLLCGQAPLKGETFASAIQKIIRGDYPSPREVRHDVSPELEAICLRAMELKPQDRYTTALELAEDVERFLADEPVSVHPDNASQRIARWSRHHPVAVLTGGVSTILILLSVTAGLIVSSIFYSRAVELNKSLLLHLANTAALRWSSDLRGRWGKLEHWADDGELHQALRRVNEMNDLQIAEADEVQDWLTKRAVQGIGDLKVTSWYVNDSQGRIVALYDPNLPGKSEFHGVRFDYRTYFHGGKNDLPKKEPAEVAYPMLERPKLSAVYRSVGEKLAYRVALSVPIGPVEDRLGVLTMTIDLGFLEDADLIDMRENTFGGKESLRGIYLKYNVNDNPQSLKRVSTELLEKIDAQDFTNSDHFNAILVADYSGPVDPPGISSRQAAIAPVVVNGVWTGLVVVVEEGDVID; translated from the coding sequence ATCAACGATCAAACGGTTGATTTTCCCGCGAATGCTAATGTCGAATCGTATCACGACGTTCCCGATGACATAGCTTTCGAAACGGTCGTCCGGGAGATTGCGTTTCATGCAAAGGGTGGGCTCGGTGTGATTTGCTCCGGGGAAGACTCGATTCTCAATCGCAGAGTCGCCATCAAATTTATTCGCCCCGACCGAGCGACGGAGACAGCAAGTGACACGTTCGCGCTAGAAGCAGAAATCACGGGGCGCCTCGATCACCCCGGCGTCACACCGGTCCATGGAATTGGAGAAACACAGGAGGGGCAGCGGTTTTACGTGATGCGGTTTCTGCCAGGCGAATCGCTTCGCGACCAACTTAGTAAGTATCATAAACATGTAGAGCAAGACGAAAGTGAACGTGCGGTCGATTTTCGGAACATGCTGGCCTGCTATGTTTCGGTATGCAAGACGATTGCCTACGCCCACTCGTGTGGAATTCTGCACCGTGACATCAAACCACACAATATCATGCTGGGAAGTTACGGTGAGACGATAGTCGTGGATTGGGGACTGTCCATACCGATAGAGCCGTCGCGCGATCTTCGAGCCGAAGGGGACGGGACAATCCTTCCGGAAAACGGAGGGAGTTCTGAGGGACACCCCGTCATTAATGGTACACTAGCCTACATGGCGCCGGAACAGGCAGCGGGCGAACAGCAACTTACACCAGCGGCAGATATTTACGCCTTGGGGGCCACCCTTTACCAACTTCTTTGTGGACAGGCGCCTTTGAAAGGTGAAACATTCGCGAGCGCAATACAAAAAATAATTCGGGGAGACTACCCAAGTCCTCGTGAAGTGCGGCACGACGTGAGCCCGGAACTGGAAGCCATCTGCTTGAGAGCTATGGAGTTGAAGCCGCAAGACCGCTACACAACAGCCCTTGAGTTGGCTGAAGATGTCGAGCGTTTTCTTGCCGACGAACCGGTTTCAGTCCACCCCGACAATGCCTCCCAACGAATCGCCCGCTGGTCGCGTCATCACCCAGTTGCTGTTCTAACGGGTGGTGTTAGTACGATCTTGATCCTGCTGAGCGTCACCGCAGGATTGATTGTCTCCTCAATATTTTATTCGAGGGCCGTCGAACTCAACAAGAGCTTGTTGCTCCATCTGGCCAATACTGCCGCGCTTCGCTGGTCGTCTGACTTAAGGGGGCGCTGGGGTAAGTTGGAGCATTGGGCGGACGATGGGGAACTACATCAGGCACTGCGCAGAGTCAACGAGATGAATGATCTGCAAATTGCAGAGGCTGACGAGGTTCAAGACTGGCTAACGAAACGAGCTGTTCAAGGTATCGGTGATTTAAAAGTCACAAGTTGGTATGTCAATGACAGCCAGGGCCGGATCGTTGCGCTATACGATCCCAATCTACCAGGCAAATCTGAATTTCATGGTGTTCGGTTCGACTACCGAACATATTTTCACGGGGGAAAGAATGACTTACCCAAGAAAGAGCCAGCAGAAGTCGCCTATCCGATGCTCGAAAGGCCAAAGCTTTCAGCCGTTTACAGAAGTGTGGGAGAGAAACTTGCCTATCGCGTCGCGCTCTCTGTTCCTATTGGTCCGGTCGAGGATCGTCTCGGTGTCTTGACTATGACGATCGACCTCGGTTTCTTGGAAGACGCTGATCTCATCGACATGCGGGAGAATACGTTTGGCGGGAAGGAGTCACTCAGAGGGATTTACCTGAAGTATAATGTGAATGACAACCCTCAATCTTTAAAACGAGTCTCCACCGAGTTGCTGGAAAAGATCGATGCCCAAGACTTTACGAACAGCGATCATTTCAACGCTATTCTTGTGGCCGACTACTCCGGACCAGTGGACCCACCCGGCATTTCTTCGCGTCAAGCAGCCATTGCTCCGGTCGTAGTCAATGGAGTGTGGACTGGATTGGTAGTGGTCGTTGAGGAAGGGGACGTCATCGACTAA
- a CDS encoding sigma-70 family RNA polymerase sigma factor, whose product MTDPPCSFREFIELVLAGDPSATEQLFKKYRHLVRILAVGMLQKKVLVRVDESDIAQETMQKAVADLNQFQGQTEAQFVDWLKTILSRTAQNCVRFQKAQKRDVDRTINESYSSAIVFAETCRAASSNCPQNRASQNELILRLSWAIEELSKNERRAVELQHFQMMKIDDIAIEMDKSPVAVAGLLYRGIKKLKKLMVNE is encoded by the coding sequence ATGACCGATCCACCATGCAGTTTTCGTGAATTCATTGAACTTGTGTTGGCTGGTGACCCATCTGCCACCGAGCAGCTCTTTAAAAAATACCGTCACTTGGTTCGAATCCTAGCTGTAGGGATGTTGCAAAAAAAGGTACTGGTCCGGGTCGATGAATCCGACATCGCACAAGAAACGATGCAAAAAGCAGTCGCAGACCTGAATCAATTCCAAGGGCAAACCGAGGCGCAGTTCGTCGACTGGCTGAAGACCATTCTGAGCCGGACGGCTCAAAACTGTGTTCGTTTCCAGAAGGCACAAAAGAGGGACGTGGACCGCACGATCAACGAGTCGTACAGCAGTGCAATCGTTTTCGCCGAAACGTGCCGTGCAGCATCTTCCAACTGTCCGCAGAATCGTGCATCCCAAAATGAATTGATCCTCCGCTTGTCTTGGGCAATAGAAGAATTGAGCAAAAACGAGCGACGAGCTGTGGAATTGCAGCACTTTCAGATGATGAAGATAGATGACATAGCAATCGAAATGGATAAGTCACCCGTTGCCGTGGCTGGGCTTCTGTATCGCGGAATCAAGAAACTAAAAAAGCTAATGGTAAACGAATAG